AGGACAATTTCCTTGTTTAAAATCAGGTCACCGCCAAGCATATCAGCTGCCGTTTCGTTGACAAGCACCGCGGTGGTATCCGTCGTCATACTTTCCAGAAAATTGCGTCCGTGAAGCAGCTCTACTTCAAAGGTGTTCAGAAAGTCCTGATCTACGCCAAAAAAAGTCATCGTCCGCAGATCTTCCTCAGATGCTCCGGCCGGCCGGGCCTCGATTTCAACCAGATTTTTCCATTCGCCGGGAACCCGCGAGGTCACGGAAACACTTCTGATTTCAGGATACCGTAAAAATTCATTCTTGATGGATTGAAAATTACCTCGTGCAGCACCACTGTTGATATCCACGACCAGCAGATGTTCCTGGTTAAATCCAAGCCTTTTCGACTGTACAAAGTTCATCTGATTAAACACAACCAGGGTGGCGATGATCATGATGATCGAAAGCCCAAACTGGACGATCACCAGACCGCGTCTTAAAAAAGATTTTCTTGAACCGGTCTTGAATTCTCCTTTAATGATCCTGGCGATTTCCAGCCGCGAAAGATAAAATGCCGGGTAGCTGCCGGAAATCACACCCACGGTAAATGTGAGCAGGATCAGGGATAGCAGCGATAAACCACTGGTGCCAAAAACTAAAGACAGCTCCTTGCCGGTAAAAGCATTGAACGCGGGAAGCGTATTCTGCACGATCACGAAAGCCAGCAGCAATGCCATGCCCGTGAGCAGCACCGACTCGGTGAGAAACTGTCCGATGAGCTGGCGGCGCTGCGCCCCCACAACCTTTCTCAGGGCCACTTCAGCGGCCCGGTGGAACGAACGTGCTGTTGCCAGATTCATATAGTTTATGCAGGCAATCAGCACGATAAAAATTGCGATGGCACCTAAGATGTAAATGTATGTCAACTCTCCTTTTGCCGAATTTCTGTCTGACTCGATATGTTCGGACTTGAAATGGATATCGCTGAGCGGTTGCAACGCGAGTTGCCTTTCAATCTTGCTGCTCTCGGGCTGGTTTCTTCTCAAGAGAGGAGGGAGCTTGGCCTGAACACCCTGCGCATCGTTTTGCTCGTCCAACAGAATGTAAGTCGCAAACCCCTGAATGTCCCATCGATCCATGAACGGCGCAAAGCGTGGATTCGAAGTAAGGGTCAGAAAAGAGAACATCAGGTCAAATTTCAGATGGCTGTTATGCGGAATATTTACGACGCCGGTTACTTTAAGCTCATGTCCGCGATCCGAAGACAGGGTTTTCCCGATAGGCATTTCGTCTCCGAAATATTTTCGCGCAGTTTCTTCACTGAGGATCACTGCATTCGGCTCATCGAGTGCATGCTCCTTATCGCCGGACACAAATTCGAAGTCGAAGATCTCAAAAAGGCTTTGCTCACCCCCGAGATATTCTTCATAGAATTTCAGGTCACCGTTTTGAACCGTGTGGCGTCCAAGGCTAATAAATCGCGCCGAGTTTATCACTTCCGGAAATTCTGCCTGCATGGCCGGCCCCACCGGCGCCGAAGTGATACCGTAGTGCTGCTCGCCCTGATCCGGGGAAACCTCCGAGTCGATGATACGGTAAATTCTATCGGCTTTGGAGTGAAAGCGATCGAAGTTGAATTCATCATAGATGAAAGAAAGTATCAAAATCGAGCAGGAAATTCCAATGGCCAACCCAAGCAGATTGATCAGAGAATAAGCCCGCTGTTTGCGCAAATTTCGAAATGCGATGGTGAGATAGCTCTTAATCATGATGGCTCCTTGTTTTCGGAAAGTATATTATAATTTGTAATTATTCATAGCGCAACGCCTCCACCGGATTCGCCACCGCCGCTTTGACCGAATGATAACTCACCGTGAAAAATGAGATTACTATAGAGAGCAATCCGGCAAGCATAAAAATTTCAATTCCAAGATCGGTGCGATAAGCAAAATCAGCCAACCATTTGTTGGCGGCAAAATAAGAGATTGGACAGGCCAAAATAAACGCCAGGCCCACCAATCTGGTAAATACTCCTGTGAGTAGCAGAACGATTCCCAGGACAGAAGCGCCTAAGATTTTTCTCACCCCAATTTCTTTTGTACGCTGGGTAACGATAAGGGAGGCGAGGGCGAACAGCCCTAAACATGCGATCATGATAGCTAAAATTGCGAAGGAACTGGTGACCGTACTCAAGCGGTTCTCATTCTCATAGAGTCGATCAAAATTTTCATCAACAAAAAAGAATTCGAAAGCGCGGGAAGGATCCAGGGTCTGCCATTTTTCTTTTATGTAATCGAGGGTCGTGACGCCATTGCCTCCGGTCATTTTTACCGAAAACACCCGGTGCACACCATGGTCGGACGGACGATAAAAGTGCAGGATTGGAGCCATCTCCGAAGCTAATGACTGGAAATGGTAATCTTTGACAACGCCGATAACATTGTAAATCGTCTCGCCAACACGGATTTGGCGGCCTTTCGCCGAATTCCAACCGAT
This sequence is a window from candidate division KSB1 bacterium. Protein-coding genes within it:
- a CDS encoding ABC transporter permease; translated protein: MIKSYLTIAFRNLRKQRAYSLINLLGLAIGISCSILILSFIYDEFNFDRFHSKADRIYRIIDSEVSPDQGEQHYGITSAPVGPAMQAEFPEVINSARFISLGRHTVQNGDLKFYEEYLGGEQSLFEIFDFEFVSGDKEHALDEPNAVILSEETARKYFGDEMPIGKTLSSDRGHELKVTGVVNIPHNSHLKFDLMFSFLTLTSNPRFAPFMDRWDIQGFATYILLDEQNDAQGVQAKLPPLLRRNQPESSKIERQLALQPLSDIHFKSEHIESDRNSAKGELTYIYILGAIAIFIVLIACINYMNLATARSFHRAAEVALRKVVGAQRRQLIGQFLTESVLLTGMALLLAFVIVQNTLPAFNAFTGKELSLVFGTSGLSLLSLILLTFTVGVISGSYPAFYLSRLEIARIIKGEFKTGSRKSFLRRGLVIVQFGLSIIMIIATLVVFNQMNFVQSKRLGFNQEHLLVVDINSGAARGNFQSIKNEFLRYPEIRSVSVTSRVPGEWKNLVEIEARPAGASEEDLRTMTFFGVDQDFLNTFEVELLHGRNFLESMTTDTTAVLVNETAADMLGGDLILNKEIVLQVSEESLALHVIGIVKDFHFRSLHEQIGPLVLGHSHNAIQSIDYFTARISGHDIPKTLDHLQQVHERFDSVTPFEYHFLDQQIENFYAADQRLGQLFGIAAGLAIFIACLGLFGLAAFTAEQRTKEIGVRKVLGASVPQIVFLLTKEFSRLVMIALVLAAPVGYIFARSWLQQFAYHSTIGAEIFVAAGLLALIIAWVTVGFQAIKAALSNPVDALRCE